One window of the Lactobacillus sp. PV034 genome contains the following:
- a CDS encoding ABC transporter ATP-binding protein yields the protein MIKYEHISKNYGERLILDDVSFTVKAGEIFVLVGPSGSGKTTLLKMFNRLIEPSSGEIIYNDQKIKDYNLRALRQETGYVLQSASLFPNLTVGENITLPLEQRKGFNKKERDKVQRTVLKGVQLDPEIYLDRYPDQLSGGEAQRVGIGRALAGNPKVVLMDEPFSALDPVVRKQLQDLVLELQQRFNVTIIFVTHDMNEAIRMGNQIGVVHDGHLEQVGKPREILQHPATEFVKSFFAGNGIKQSLNLETLVKSEIGVDGKYYPKTETLPHYHIYDVKDLVKACSDHPDKLFVAQTSFGDYVIEPKQVWKFLLKRVANND from the coding sequence ATGATTAAATATGAACATATCTCTAAAAATTATGGTGAGAGACTAATTTTAGATGATGTTTCTTTCACTGTAAAAGCTGGAGAAATTTTTGTCTTAGTTGGCCCCAGTGGCAGTGGCAAGACAACGCTACTCAAAATGTTCAACCGCTTAATTGAACCAAGTAGTGGTGAAATTATTTATAACGATCAAAAAATAAAAGATTATAATTTGCGCGCTTTGCGCCAAGAAACTGGCTATGTCTTACAGTCAGCTTCTTTGTTTCCAAATTTAACCGTGGGTGAGAATATCACCTTGCCGTTAGAGCAACGAAAAGGTTTTAATAAAAAAGAAAGAGACAAGGTGCAACGGACAGTGCTCAAGGGTGTACAACTTGATCCCGAAATATATCTTGACCGTTACCCTGACCAACTTTCTGGTGGCGAAGCTCAAAGAGTAGGAATTGGACGTGCCTTAGCTGGTAATCCAAAAGTAGTTTTAATGGATGAACCTTTTTCAGCCCTTGATCCCGTAGTGCGTAAGCAGCTCCAAGATTTGGTCTTAGAATTGCAGCAGCGTTTTAACGTTACGATTATCTTTGTAACGCATGACATGAATGAAGCAATCAGGATGGGTAACCAAATTGGCGTAGTCCATGATGGTCACTTAGAGCAAGTAGGTAAGCCGCGTGAAATCCTCCAACATCCTGCAACTGAATTTGTTAAAAGCTTCTTTGCTGGTAATGGAATTAAACAATCTCTTAATTTAGAGACTCTAGTTAAGAGTGAAATTGGGGTTGATGGGAAGTATTATCCTAAAACAGAGACTTTGCCGCATTATCATATTTATGATGTCAAAGACTTGGTTAAGGCTTGTTCTGACCACCCTGATAAATTATTTGTAGCCCAAACTAGCTTTGGTGACTATGTGATTGAGCCCAAACAAGTCTGGAAGTTTTTATTAAAGAGGGTGGCCAACAATGATTAA
- a CDS encoding CPBP family intramembrane glutamic endopeptidase — MKKLGPTKLLIGELIFAIPLSLVLFIFQHNFQVLLYTAFLIIALLFIYRSSNLISHIFNILALPYIFLNLYTILLNLLLKRFTKFELGLYILYFIGILVILVPVMVRDYGSIKKPIWELLTSVWLIFNLFLAPSLDVVANQFIMGVNNSNLLLAILFLEYAILVIKGWGYRFYFNLKMNQASIFYYSLLVVLVLVAIWVICFSVFITGAANWEQALWNWNLWIIDLTNSIEIKNIWELIFIAFRAAIMEESARYIFLLTLLISFTKRKRQALEAILLSSAIFSLLHILNFSAPGATLNSVLTQILHTFGFGCILAVIFLYSGKLWLIILLHIFADILSSSLNPLGYSGILLNTKSNIIVGLGIINVIPLICVAIILINKKSRSYVYQNIKIILAK; from the coding sequence ATGAAAAAATTAGGTCCTACTAAGCTACTTATTGGTGAGCTTATTTTTGCAATACCATTGTCGCTGGTTTTGTTTATTTTTCAGCATAACTTCCAGGTTTTACTGTATACAGCATTTTTAATAATAGCGCTTTTATTTATTTATCGAAGTAGTAATCTAATATCTCATATTTTTAATATATTGGCGTTACCTTATATATTTTTAAATCTTTATACTATTCTTCTAAATCTATTGCTTAAGAGATTTACAAAATTTGAATTAGGTTTATATATTTTATACTTTATTGGCATACTAGTGATATTGGTTCCAGTAATGGTACGTGATTATGGTAGTATCAAAAAACCAATATGGGAGTTATTAACTTCTGTTTGGTTAATATTTAATCTATTTTTAGCTCCATCATTAGACGTAGTTGCTAATCAATTTATTATGGGAGTAAATAATAGTAATTTACTTTTAGCAATACTTTTTCTTGAATATGCTATTTTAGTCATTAAAGGATGGGGTTATAGATTTTACTTTAATTTAAAGATGAACCAGGCAAGCATTTTCTACTATTCCTTGTTAGTAGTGTTAGTGTTAGTTGCTATTTGGGTTATTTGCTTTAGTGTTTTTATTACGGGAGCAGCAAATTGGGAACAAGCATTATGGAACTGGAATTTGTGGATAATTGATCTTACTAATTCAATCGAAATAAAAAATATTTGGGAATTAATCTTTATTGCGTTTAGGGCAGCAATTATGGAAGAAAGTGCGAGATACATTTTTTTATTAACATTGTTAATTAGCTTTACCAAAAGAAAAAGACAAGCATTGGAGGCAATTTTACTTAGCTCAGCAATTTTTTCACTACTCCATATTCTTAACTTTTCTGCGCCTGGAGCAACTCTTAATAGTGTATTAACACAAATTTTGCATACCTTTGGATTTGGATGTATTTTAGCTGTAATTTTTCTGTATAGTGGTAAATTGTGGTTAATAATATTGTTACATATATTTGCCGACATTTTAAGCTCTTCATTAAATCCTTTGGGATATAGTGGAATCTTGCTAAATACTAAAAGCAACATAATAGTAGGGCTAGGAATTATTAATGTTATTCCATTAATTTGTGTAGCTATAATCTTAATAAATAAAAAATCTAGAAGTTACGTTTATCAAAATATTAAAATTATCTTGGCAAAATAA
- a CDS encoding MFS transporter, whose amino-acid sequence MKKSKSIYTKDVVLVMAASFFFMFSVMFVTPLINGFALDLGASTIFAGVITGMMSIISMFLRPVAGNLTDRFSKYQLSFIGGILIFIGVAGYCFSPSGAWLLVFRLVNGLGFVLATVCMATWLSVLVPRKNVGQAMGFYGLMNALAMAVAPAAAINLYKVIGYRWSLALAALAALLMIIMLPFVGNKGKPVITPDKKVHKKFKIIQVNALPVGILIMLFAVPYFITQADIVMYATYRHLNISVGSFFIIYAIALLIIRTVLKKYFDTVRFGKWFWISVIAMVIFLIAASYMFNDWIMSLAALALSVGYGVIYSVLQSTALLLAPMDEQGIATATFYLGMDIAMAFGPMLGGVLAAKIPHRYFYIVLLVEIPLMIIVYLIYHKRLNEAIDHH is encoded by the coding sequence TTGAAGAAATCTAAATCAATCTATACGAAAGACGTGGTGCTGGTAATGGCAGCCTCGTTTTTCTTTATGTTTTCTGTAATGTTTGTGACCCCGCTAATTAATGGTTTTGCCCTTGATTTAGGGGCAAGTACGATTTTTGCCGGGGTAATCACCGGGATGATGAGTATCATTTCGATGTTTTTACGACCAGTTGCTGGTAATTTAACTGATCGTTTTTCAAAATATCAATTGTCGTTTATTGGTGGTATTTTGATTTTTATTGGGGTAGCAGGATATTGTTTTTCACCTTCTGGTGCTTGGCTGTTAGTTTTTAGACTAGTTAATGGACTAGGATTTGTGTTGGCCACTGTTTGTATGGCAACTTGGCTTTCAGTTTTAGTGCCGCGTAAAAATGTTGGTCAAGCAATGGGCTTTTATGGCTTGATGAACGCCTTAGCCATGGCGGTTGCACCAGCTGCTGCCATTAATCTTTATAAAGTAATTGGTTATCGCTGGTCACTAGCCTTAGCCGCTTTAGCCGCACTTTTAATGATTATTATGTTGCCTTTTGTAGGTAATAAAGGTAAGCCAGTGATTACTCCTGATAAGAAAGTGCACAAGAAGTTTAAAATTATCCAGGTAAATGCCTTACCAGTGGGAATTTTAATTATGCTGTTTGCGGTACCATATTTTATTACCCAAGCAGATATTGTGATGTATGCTACCTACCGTCATTTGAATATTTCGGTCGGATCATTCTTTATTATTTATGCTATTGCCTTGTTAATTATCAGAACAGTTCTAAAAAAATATTTTGATACTGTGCGCTTTGGCAAGTGGTTCTGGATCAGCGTAATCGCCATGGTAATCTTTTTAATTGCTGCTTCTTATATGTTTAATGACTGGATTATGTCACTAGCTGCCTTAGCATTATCAGTTGGGTATGGAGTAATTTATTCAGTTTTGCAGTCAACAGCTTTATTACTTGCTCCCATGGATGAGCAGGGAATTGCGACAGCAACATTTTATTTGGGAATGGATATTGCGATGGCTTTTGGTCCAATGCTTGGTGGGGTCTTAGCCGCAAAGATTCCCCACCGCTATTTCTACATTGTGTTATTAGTTGAAATCCCACTGATGATAATTGTTTACTTGATTTATCATAAGCGTCTTAATGAAGCGATTGATCACCATTAA
- a CDS encoding type 1 glutamine amidotransferase, with product MRVNVLQHTPNEGPGAIKSWADEQQAEFYVYHPETFGKLPKASETDLLVILGGPMSPNDNLPWIAQERELIKELLAQNKPIFGACFGAQQIAKSLGYKISDAPAKEVGWAPVYLKDHTIAGIPDKMDVLHWHEQMFEIPDEAKLLFSSDLVKNQGFLLGDNVVGLQFHFEPEEDNLREIAINDSDYPANNNALHQTASEIIKHGVPQENKQIIYHILNFITKEN from the coding sequence ATGCGTGTTAATGTCCTGCAACATACACCTAACGAGGGTCCAGGAGCAATTAAAAGTTGGGCTGATGAACAACAAGCTGAATTTTATGTTTATCATCCCGAAACTTTCGGCAAATTACCTAAAGCTTCTGAAACTGACCTATTAGTCATCTTAGGTGGTCCGATGAGTCCTAATGATAACTTACCGTGGATTGCCCAGGAACGAGAATTAATTAAAGAACTTTTAGCTCAAAATAAACCTATTTTTGGTGCTTGCTTTGGTGCGCAACAAATTGCCAAAAGCCTGGGTTATAAAATTTCAGATGCACCCGCAAAAGAAGTTGGTTGGGCTCCGGTTTATTTAAAAGATCATACTATTGCCGGCATCCCTGACAAAATGGATGTTTTGCACTGGCACGAGCAAATGTTTGAAATTCCTGATGAAGCCAAGCTCCTATTTTCAAGTGATTTGGTTAAAAATCAAGGTTTTCTCTTAGGTGATAATGTTGTCGGCCTCCAATTCCACTTCGAACCCGAAGAAGATAATTTACGCGAAATCGCGATTAATGATAGTGACTATCCGGCCAATAACAACGCCTTACACCAAACCGCTAGTGAAATCATTAAACATGGTGTACCTCAGGAAAATAAACAAATAATCTATCATATTTTGAATTTTATTACTAAAGAAAACTAA
- a CDS encoding ABC transporter permease/substrate-binding protein, whose product MIKSLWNMITNNYAQIWATTLVHIRISLISLFIAMIIAIPLAFLVRNHKRAAGFFLQIAGIIQTIPSLAILGLLLPFVGIGTVPAIIALVLYALMPIFQNTYSGLANIPDNLKEAATAFGLTKWKKFQKLEWPLAFPMILSGIRIALVMIIGTATLAALIGGGGLGTYIYQGINSDNTTEVLLGAILSALLALVFSWFLSFISKNKTRTKVGLAIVAVLLLVWGGSSVYQHYLEPQIQPKTAKVETKKIVIGGKMGTEPDILIHMYKDLIEANDPHTKVVLKPNFGTTNFLFNALKTDKIDIYPEFTGTVLQTIVKTGKKTGNDPKAVYQEAKSDLNKQYQMTYLEPMAYQNGYALATTEKFAKENKLSKISDLKRINKKVNATFDTDFASQNDGYVGLKKIYKLDFATIKSTDASIRYQAIAQGKSNLVDSFTTDPEIKQQKLVLLQDDLKFFPPYQGAPLMTNKFAKKNPKVVKALNKLAGKITTEQMQTMNYEVKVEHKSTAKVARDFLIQQGLLKK is encoded by the coding sequence ATGATTAAATCGTTATGGAACATGATTACCAACAATTATGCGCAAATTTGGGCCACAACCTTAGTTCACATCAGAATTTCGCTGATCTCTTTATTTATTGCGATGATTATTGCAATTCCGCTTGCCTTTTTAGTGCGCAACCACAAAAGAGCTGCGGGCTTTTTCTTACAAATTGCTGGGATCATTCAAACTATTCCTAGTTTGGCAATTCTAGGTTTACTATTGCCCTTTGTCGGAATTGGGACCGTCCCTGCAATTATAGCTTTAGTCTTGTATGCCTTAATGCCAATTTTCCAAAATACTTATTCAGGACTAGCTAATATTCCTGATAATTTAAAAGAAGCTGCAACTGCTTTTGGTCTTACTAAATGGAAGAAATTCCAAAAATTAGAATGGCCGCTTGCTTTTCCGATGATTTTGTCAGGAATTAGAATCGCCCTGGTTATGATTATCGGAACAGCGACTTTGGCAGCCTTAATTGGTGGTGGTGGTCTGGGTACTTATATTTATCAAGGGATTAACTCTGATAATACCACCGAAGTTTTACTAGGAGCGATTTTATCAGCCTTACTAGCCTTGGTATTTTCTTGGTTCTTGAGCTTTATTTCTAAAAATAAGACTAGAACCAAGGTCGGCTTGGCCATAGTTGCAGTCTTATTACTAGTTTGGGGCGGCAGCAGTGTTTACCAGCACTACCTTGAACCACAAATTCAGCCCAAGACTGCTAAAGTTGAAACTAAGAAGATTGTCATTGGTGGCAAGATGGGAACTGAGCCAGATATTTTGATTCATATGTATAAGGATCTGATTGAAGCTAATGATCCTCATACTAAAGTAGTTTTGAAGCCTAACTTTGGGACAACTAATTTCTTATTTAATGCCTTGAAGACTGATAAGATTGATATTTATCCTGAATTTACAGGTACAGTGTTACAAACAATCGTCAAAACGGGTAAGAAGACTGGCAATGACCCTAAGGCTGTTTATCAAGAAGCTAAATCTGACCTAAATAAGCAATATCAGATGACTTATCTTGAGCCGATGGCCTACCAAAATGGCTATGCTTTAGCTACAACTGAAAAATTTGCTAAAGAAAATAAATTAAGTAAGATTAGCGACTTGAAGCGAATTAACAAGAAGGTCAATGCAACTTTTGATACTGACTTTGCTAGTCAAAATGATGGCTATGTTGGTCTAAAGAAGATCTATAAGTTAGACTTTGCAACAATCAAGAGCACAGATGCAAGTATTCGTTATCAAGCAATTGCTCAAGGTAAGTCTAACTTGGTTGATAGCTTTACCACTGATCCAGAAATTAAGCAGCAAAAACTAGTCTTGCTCCAAGATGATTTGAAGTTCTTCCCGCCATATCAAGGAGCACCACTAATGACGAATAAATTTGCCAAAAAAAATCCAAAAGTCGTTAAAGCTTTGAACAAACTAGCAGGTAAAATTACGACTGAGCAGATGCAAACAATGAATTATGAAGTAAAGGTTGAACATAAGTCAACGGCAAAAGTAGCACGAGACTTCTTAATTCAACAAGGATTATTAAAGAAATAG
- a CDS encoding OsmC family protein — MSEYNVESEYSSEPWGIDNSTQRYSFVADEGKGKGPNPVEYLTGAVNSCLSISAAMLIAHRKLDIKNFKINNTAHTRKLEHGMSDVARMDLVITFESKMSQEQQDAFVKRMFEVSTVYQTIAKAVKMDIKVNP; from the coding sequence ATGAGTGAGTATAATGTGGAATCGGAATATAGTAGCGAGCCCTGGGGGATAGATAATAGTACCCAGCGCTATAGTTTTGTAGCTGATGAGGGGAAGGGTAAAGGACCAAATCCGGTTGAATATTTAACTGGTGCGGTCAATTCTTGTCTTTCCATTTCTGCAGCAATGTTGATTGCTCACCGCAAACTGGATATAAAGAATTTTAAAATTAACAATACTGCCCATACTCGTAAATTAGAGCATGGGATGAGTGATGTTGCAAGGATGGACTTAGTCATTACTTTTGAAAGTAAAATGAGTCAAGAACAGCAAGATGCATTTGTGAAGAGAATGTTTGAAGTATCTACTGTTTATCAAACAATAGCCAAAGCAGTAAAAATGGATATTAAAGTTAATCCCTAA
- a CDS encoding type II toxin-antitoxin system PemK/MazF family toxin encodes MFKQGEIYYFNLEPSRGVEEKKTRPCVIVSNDNYNRIFNTVMVLPISSSSKYLNEEKYQVSPLFKSIVGNKIRGTILLQHLRTIDPSVSVSGPLQETLSLEMIESLQQSLKHFF; translated from the coding sequence ATGTTTAAACAAGGTGAAATTTATTATTTTAATTTAGAGCCTAGTCGCGGAGTTGAAGAAAAGAAAACAAGACCATGTGTGATAGTTAGTAATGATAACTATAATAGAATTTTTAATACTGTCATGGTTTTACCAATCTCATCTTCATCAAAATACTTAAATGAAGAAAAATACCAGGTGTCTCCATTGTTTAAATCAATTGTTGGAAATAAAATAAGAGGGACAATTTTACTTCAGCATCTTAGGACAATCGATCCATCTGTCAGCGTCAGCGGACCGCTTCAAGAGACTTTATCATTAGAGATGATAGAAAGTTTGCAACAAAGTTTGAAACACTTCTTTTAA
- the glnA gene encoding type I glutamate--ammonia ligase has protein sequence MSKNISADDIRKSVEDNDVRFLRLAFTDVNGTTKSVEVPTSQLDKVLKNDIRFDGSSIEGFVRIEESDMVLHPDLSTWMILPWDTEDAKIGRLICDVYKTNGEPFEGDPRNNLKRVIKEMKAMGFSTFDIGFEAEFHLFKMGENGEWTTEVPDHASYFDMTSDDEGARCRRDIVETLEKIDFEVEAAHHEVGEGQQEIDFKFDDALTTADRVQTFKMVVRTIARKHGLVATFMAKPLEGAAGNGMHTNMSLFKDGKNVFYDKDGEYHLSKTALYFLNGILEHARAITAIANPTVNSYKRLIPGFEAPVYISWATKNRSPLVRIPDADEIGTRLEMRSADPMANPYLLLAAVLKAGLDGIKQEKMPMEPITSNVFEMSEEERAKRGIKPLPSTLHNAIKAFKEDKLMEETLGDHLTHSFIESKEYEWAQYNQSVSDWERKMYINY, from the coding sequence ATGAGTAAAAATATTAGTGCTGATGATATTAGAAAGAGCGTCGAAGATAATGATGTCCGTTTTTTACGCCTAGCTTTTACCGACGTAAATGGAACTACTAAGAGTGTCGAAGTTCCAACTAGTCAATTAGATAAAGTTTTGAAGAATGATATTCGTTTTGATGGTTCTTCAATTGAAGGATTCGTGAGAATCGAAGAAAGTGACATGGTTTTACATCCAGATCTTTCAACTTGGATGATTTTACCTTGGGATACTGAAGATGCTAAGATCGGTCGTTTAATCTGTGATGTGTATAAGACTAACGGTGAACCTTTTGAAGGAGATCCCCGTAATAATTTGAAGCGTGTCATCAAAGAAATGAAAGCTATGGGCTTTTCAACCTTTGATATTGGTTTTGAAGCAGAATTCCACCTATTCAAGATGGGTGAAAATGGTGAATGGACTACTGAAGTGCCAGACCATGCTTCATACTTTGATATGACTTCTGATGATGAAGGTGCAAGATGCCGTCGTGACATCGTCGAAACTTTAGAAAAGATTGATTTTGAAGTTGAAGCTGCTCACCACGAAGTTGGGGAAGGTCAACAAGAAATTGACTTTAAGTTTGATGATGCTTTAACTACTGCTGACCGTGTTCAAACTTTTAAGATGGTAGTTAGAACTATTGCTAGAAAGCATGGTTTAGTTGCTACCTTTATGGCTAAGCCACTCGAAGGTGCAGCTGGTAACGGAATGCACACTAACATGTCACTCTTCAAAGATGGTAAGAATGTCTTTTATGATAAAGATGGTGAATACCACTTATCAAAGACTGCTCTTTACTTCTTAAATGGTATTTTAGAACATGCACGTGCAATTACAGCAATTGCTAATCCAACTGTTAACTCATATAAGCGCTTAATTCCTGGTTTTGAAGCACCTGTATATATTTCATGGGCAACTAAGAACCGTTCACCACTTGTTCGTATTCCTGATGCTGATGAAATTGGTACTCGTTTAGAAATGCGTTCAGCCGATCCAATGGCTAACCCATACCTACTTTTAGCGGCAGTCTTAAAAGCTGGTTTAGATGGCATCAAGCAAGAAAAGATGCCAATGGAGCCAATCACTTCAAATGTATTTGAAATGAGTGAAGAAGAAAGAGCTAAACGTGGTATTAAACCACTTCCGTCAACTCTTCACAATGCAATTAAAGCTTTCAAAGAAGATAAGTTAATGGAAGAGACACTAGGTGACCACTTAACTCACAGCTTTATTGAATCTAAAGAATATGAATGGGCACAATATAACCAATCAGTTTCCGATTGGGAAAGAAAAATGTACATTAACTACTAA
- a CDS encoding Cof-type HAD-IIB family hydrolase yields the protein MTLPFKAVAVDMDGTFLNEKRDFDHQEFAKILDIFEKEHIQFIVASGRPYARLKQDFVDFRDRMDFVTVNGARLVAEGKQIGITPIKRDLVLDTIKYGESTYHGVTTLVFGPGKAFVLKNAPEEEKRFLAYFAGEVAELDNWLDLPDEPLVQVTFNCGGKYAPDIEKAINDKYGKVISAYGSADFAVDVDAYGVSKAEGLKELLAKFNLTGDDLIAFGDGGNDLQMLKLAKYSYAMENGIDEAKSVARYIAPKNSENGVFRVLEDYIHKYLD from the coding sequence ATGACATTACCTTTTAAAGCAGTCGCTGTTGACATGGATGGAACCTTTTTAAATGAAAAAAGAGATTTTGACCACCAAGAATTCGCCAAAATTTTAGATATTTTTGAAAAAGAGCATATCCAATTCATTGTTGCTTCGGGACGTCCCTATGCGCGATTAAAACAGGACTTTGTCGATTTTAGAGACCGAATGGACTTTGTAACGGTCAATGGAGCGCGCTTAGTTGCCGAAGGCAAACAAATTGGAATTACTCCCATTAAGCGCGACTTGGTCCTCGACACGATTAAGTATGGTGAAAGTACTTATCACGGCGTTACAACGCTTGTCTTTGGACCGGGTAAGGCTTTTGTTTTAAAGAATGCTCCCGAGGAAGAAAAGAGATTCTTAGCTTACTTTGCAGGCGAAGTAGCTGAACTTGATAATTGGCTTGACTTACCTGATGAGCCTTTAGTCCAAGTAACTTTTAATTGTGGTGGAAAATATGCTCCTGATATTGAAAAAGCAATTAACGATAAGTATGGTAAGGTGATTTCTGCCTATGGATCAGCTGATTTTGCTGTTGATGTTGATGCTTATGGAGTAAGTAAGGCTGAAGGGCTGAAGGAATTACTAGCTAAGTTTAACTTAACCGGGGATGACTTAATTGCCTTTGGTGATGGTGGTAATGACCTTCAAATGTTGAAGCTAGCTAAGTATTCTTATGCGATGGAAAATGGTATCGATGAAGCAAAGAGCGTAGCGCGTTATATAGCGCCTAAAAATTCTGAGAATGGGGTCTTTCGCGTTTTGGAAGATTATATTCATAAGTACTTAGACTAA
- a CDS encoding AbrB/MazE/SpoVT family DNA-binding domain-containing protein gives MQIEAKITSKNQITIPKAVREQLGINEKHEKILFNIEQGKVTIEKSKKDNFWQLVKEQQEKYGTINTPEIDWGNDVAKEIID, from the coding sequence ATGCAAATTGAAGCTAAGATAACAAGTAAAAATCAAATTACGATTCCAAAAGCTGTTAGAGAACAGTTAGGTATCAATGAAAAACATGAAAAAATTCTGTTTAATATTGAGCAAGGTAAAGTCACAATTGAAAAATCCAAAAAAGATAATTTTTGGCAATTAGTCAAAGAACAACAAGAAAAATACGGTACGATTAATACTCCTGAAATTGACTGGGGAAATGATGTTGCAAAGGAAATTATTGATTAA
- a CDS encoding response regulator transcription factor → MKILVAEDEPQLQRVLVAAITNAGYEVDPVANGKEAVEHARSHSYDIIMLDIMMPVMDGITALKKIRETGDKTYILMLTAKAEVDDRVTGLDSGADDYLTKPFSLKELLARLRSKERRDDTFTPKELSYGDVTLNVEDQELVSKNSIRLNNKETQLMNYLLLNQNKELTVQEILNHVWKNEPDADEEIVWVYISYLRQKLSSIQSDVRIEGEKDHSFTLIK, encoded by the coding sequence ATGAAAATCTTAGTCGCTGAAGATGAACCGCAGTTGCAACGTGTTTTAGTTGCGGCGATAACCAATGCGGGCTATGAAGTTGATCCCGTTGCTAATGGAAAAGAAGCAGTGGAACATGCTCGCAGCCATAGCTATGACATCATCATGCTTGATATCATGATGCCAGTGATGGATGGAATTACTGCCTTGAAAAAAATTCGTGAAACTGGTGACAAGACCTATATTTTGATGCTCACGGCCAAGGCTGAAGTTGACGACCGCGTAACGGGGCTTGATAGTGGGGCTGATGATTATTTGACCAAGCCTTTTTCGCTCAAAGAGTTGCTCGCACGCTTGCGTTCCAAAGAAAGACGTGATGATACCTTTACCCCTAAAGAGTTGTCTTATGGGGATGTAACTTTGAATGTTGAGGATCAAGAATTAGTAAGTAAAAATTCAATTAGGTTGAACAATAAAGAAACCCAATTAATGAACTACCTCTTACTCAACCAGAATAAAGAATTAACAGTTCAAGAGATTCTCAACCATGTTTGGAAAAACGAACCTGATGCCGATGAAGAAATTGTTTGGGTATATATTTCATACTTACGCCAAAAATTAAGTTCGATTCAAAGTGATGTCAGGATTGAAGGTGAAAAGGACCACAGTTTTACGTTAATTAAGTAG
- a CDS encoding GTP pyrophosphokinase, with amino-acid sequence MSIYGDYQPILEDLLAQTMQHFRTINQQYAQEHGDHLYEHLIGRVKTEASMEEKCKRKNLPLTVHSALKENKDSVGIRVVCNFIDDIYRWIDLIGSWENSTIVKKKDYITNVKPNGYRSYHLILDQELPQEDVDGNTPGHYYVEIQLRTIAMDTWASLEHEMKYKHEVKNAEMISQELKRVADELASCDVSMQTIRQLIREED; translated from the coding sequence ATGAGTATTTATGGTGATTATCAACCAATTTTGGAAGATTTGTTAGCCCAAACTATGCAACACTTTCGTACAATTAATCAGCAGTACGCTCAAGAGCATGGCGACCACTTGTATGAACACTTAATTGGTCGGGTTAAAACTGAGGCTAGCATGGAAGAAAAGTGTAAACGCAAAAACTTGCCCTTAACAGTGCACTCAGCTTTAAAAGAAAATAAAGATAGTGTCGGTATTCGCGTGGTCTGCAATTTTATTGATGATATTTATCGCTGGATTGACCTGATTGGTTCGTGGGAAAATTCCACGATTGTTAAGAAAAAAGACTATATTACCAATGTAAAACCTAATGGCTACCGTTCTTACCATCTAATTCTGGACCAGGAATTACCCCAAGAAGATGTTGACGGTAATACACCTGGACATTACTATGTGGAAATCCAATTGCGCACCATTGCCATGGACACTTGGGCTAGTTTAGAGCATGAGATGAAATATAAGCATGAAGTTAAAAATGCCGAGATGATCAGTCAAGAATTAAAACGCGTTGCTGATGAACTAGCTTCTTGTGATGTCAGTATGCAGACAATTAGACAGCTGATTAGAGAAGAGGATTAA